The proteins below come from a single Catenulispora sp. EB89 genomic window:
- a CDS encoding ring-opening amidohydrolase, whose amino-acid sequence MPEAIEVRKVPLRHVSDASGLAELITAGVVEADRVVAVVGKTEGNGGVNDYTRIIADRAFRETLVRLGTRSEAEVALVPIVWSGGTDGVLSPHATVFATTDAEPCDEPRLTVGFAMSEPLLPEEIGRSAMITKVADAVHEAMKRAGIDDPADVHYVQTKTPLLTIQTIREAKARGNSVWTEQTHESMDLSNGCTALGIAVALGEVEMPSDEAVLHDRALYSSVASCSSGVELDRAQVVVVGNASGVGGRYRIGHSVMTDALDADGIWDAIRAAGLDLPERPRSSDLDGRLVNVFLKCEASTDGMVRGRRNAMLDDSDVHWHRQIKACVGGVAASVTGDPAVFVSVSAAHQGPDGGGPVAAIVDVGPGA is encoded by the coding sequence TTGCCTGAGGCGATCGAGGTCCGGAAGGTGCCGTTGCGGCACGTCAGTGATGCGTCCGGGTTGGCCGAGCTGATCACCGCCGGGGTGGTCGAGGCCGACCGGGTGGTGGCGGTCGTCGGCAAGACCGAGGGCAACGGCGGGGTCAACGACTACACGCGCATCATCGCCGACCGCGCGTTCCGCGAGACGCTGGTGCGGCTCGGGACGCGCAGCGAGGCGGAGGTCGCGCTGGTGCCGATCGTGTGGTCCGGCGGGACGGACGGGGTGCTCTCGCCGCACGCGACCGTCTTCGCCACGACCGACGCAGAGCCCTGTGACGAGCCGCGGCTGACTGTCGGGTTCGCGATGAGCGAGCCGTTGCTGCCCGAGGAGATCGGCCGGTCGGCGATGATCACGAAGGTCGCCGACGCGGTCCACGAGGCGATGAAGCGGGCCGGCATCGACGACCCCGCGGACGTGCACTACGTGCAGACCAAGACCCCGCTGCTGACGATCCAGACCATCCGCGAGGCCAAGGCGCGTGGGAACTCGGTGTGGACCGAGCAGACGCACGAGTCGATGGACCTGTCCAACGGCTGCACGGCACTGGGGATCGCGGTCGCGCTCGGCGAGGTGGAGATGCCCTCGGACGAGGCGGTGCTGCATGACAGAGCCCTGTATTCGTCGGTGGCCTCGTGCTCCTCGGGCGTGGAGCTGGACCGCGCGCAGGTCGTCGTGGTCGGCAACGCCTCCGGCGTCGGCGGCCGCTACCGCATCGGGCACTCGGTGATGACCGACGCCCTGGACGCCGACGGCATCTGGGACGCGATCCGCGCGGCCGGGCTGGACCTGCCGGAGCGGCCGCGCTCGTCGGACCTGGACGGCCGGCTGGTGAACGTGTTCCTCAAGTGCGAGGCCAGCACCGACGGGATGGTGCGCGGCCGGCGCAACGCCATGCTCGACGACTCCGACGTGCACTGGCACCGGCAGATCAAGGCCTGCGTCGGCGGCGTCGCGGCCTCGGTGACCGGCGACCCGGCGGTCTTCGTCTCGGTCTCGGCCGCGCATCAGGGCCCGGACGGCGGCGGGCCGGTCGCGGCGATCGTGGACGTGGGCCCGGGTGCTTGA
- a CDS encoding carbon-nitrogen hydrolase family protein, with amino-acid sequence MRPLTAAALQLAPYPGPLTANSVAENLNRAVELIERCVGATGAELLVLPEAVTTGFTPGIPAEELWDLMSPVPGPTTEPVQQAARRLGVHVVHCTYERGEERGVVYNSALLIDPAGDIRGVYRKTHLFPGETKWVTPGDSVTVVDTDLGRIGLAVCFDGDFPELFRIQAVRGAEIVCRPSALLRSADIWELTTRARAYDNHVYVIGANATGTDPAGVHYFGNSLIVTPIAEVVARAASHEGWVAARLDPADAMRTLTPGSDRAQTFDHLAERNLHLLDKYQKDLISEARTPFRLGESGGAA; translated from the coding sequence ATGCGTCCGCTGACCGCCGCCGCCCTCCAACTCGCGCCGTACCCGGGCCCGCTCACCGCCAACAGCGTCGCGGAGAACCTGAACCGCGCCGTCGAGCTCATCGAGCGCTGCGTCGGTGCGACCGGCGCCGAACTGCTCGTCCTGCCCGAGGCCGTCACCACCGGCTTCACACCGGGCATCCCGGCCGAGGAACTCTGGGACCTGATGAGCCCCGTCCCCGGTCCGACCACCGAGCCGGTGCAGCAGGCCGCGCGGCGCCTCGGCGTCCACGTCGTGCACTGCACCTACGAGCGCGGCGAGGAGCGCGGCGTCGTCTACAACTCCGCGCTGCTCATCGACCCCGCCGGCGACATCCGCGGCGTCTACCGCAAGACGCACCTCTTTCCCGGCGAGACGAAGTGGGTCACGCCCGGGGACTCCGTCACCGTCGTCGACACCGATCTCGGCCGCATCGGCCTGGCCGTGTGCTTCGACGGCGACTTCCCCGAGCTCTTCCGCATCCAGGCGGTGCGCGGCGCCGAGATCGTCTGCCGGCCTTCGGCCCTTCTCCGCTCGGCCGATATCTGGGAACTGACTACCCGGGCCCGCGCCTACGACAACCACGTCTACGTCATCGGCGCCAACGCCACCGGCACCGACCCGGCCGGCGTCCACTACTTCGGCAACTCCCTCATCGTCACGCCGATCGCCGAGGTCGTGGCCCGCGCCGCCTCGCACGAGGGCTGGGTCGCCGCACGCCTGGATCCCGCCGACGCCATGCGGACCCTGACACCCGGCTCCGACCGCGCGCAGACCTTCGACCACCTCGCCGAGCGCAACCTGCACCTGCTCGACAAGTACCAGAAGGACCTGATCAGCGAGGCGCGGACACCGTTCCGCCTCGGAGAATCCGGGGGCGCTGCATGA
- a CDS encoding carbon monoxide dehydrogenase subunit G — protein MKVSGSSVLNADVGRVYEALTDPRTLAAAIPGCERLELVAPDVYDMVVTVGVGSIKGTYKGRVELADRAAPRSFTLRASGAGAPGTVSAECRMLLVDEAAARTRVEYDADAVIGGVVGGVGQRMLGGVARKLAGQFFTGMDGVLARERGAVAGTVAGEPAELVPTAAATTVVQPVTGPVAAFPIAAPPGQPGSSNAAVALSAGIVGAAAALSGVALGYLMGRLSGRRGPR, from the coding sequence GTGAAGGTCTCCGGGAGCTCGGTTCTCAACGCCGACGTGGGGCGGGTCTACGAAGCGCTGACGGATCCACGGACGCTGGCCGCGGCGATCCCCGGCTGCGAGCGCCTGGAGCTGGTCGCCCCCGACGTGTACGACATGGTGGTCACGGTCGGCGTGGGCTCGATCAAGGGCACGTACAAGGGCCGCGTGGAGCTGGCCGACCGGGCCGCGCCGCGCTCGTTCACGCTGCGCGCCTCCGGCGCCGGCGCCCCGGGCACGGTCTCCGCGGAGTGTCGGATGCTGCTGGTCGACGAGGCCGCGGCCCGAACCCGGGTCGAGTACGACGCCGACGCGGTGATCGGCGGCGTGGTCGGCGGCGTCGGGCAGCGGATGCTCGGCGGCGTGGCCCGCAAGCTCGCGGGGCAGTTCTTCACCGGGATGGACGGCGTCCTGGCACGCGAGCGCGGCGCGGTGGCCGGCACCGTGGCCGGCGAGCCGGCCGAGCTGGTGCCGACCGCCGCCGCGACCACTGTGGTGCAGCCGGTGACCGGACCGGTCGCGGCCTTCCCGATCGCCGCGCCGCCGGGCCAACCGGGCTCCTCCAACGCCGCGGTGGCGCTGTCGGCGGGAATCGTCGGAGCGGCCGCCGCCCTGAGCGGCGTGGCGCTCGGCTACCTGATGGGCCGCCTGAGCGGCCGCCGGGGGCCACGATGA
- a CDS encoding carbamate kinase — protein sequence MRTLIALGGNAMTAPDGRARPEDQIAAVGVAMEAVADLVADGVEVVLTHGNGPQVGNLLVKNELAAHVVPPVPLDWCGAQTQGTLGFVIVSALEGALAARSIAKPVAAVVTRTLVDANDRGFTKPTKPVGRYLPEDQAAAMIAHGQTWEDRGERGWRRVVASPEPLEILDAPAATALLDAGYVVVACGGGGIPMTREASTGALVGVEAVIDKDLSAVLLARAVGADQLVVATDVDSMFLHFGAPDARALRRIGVADLRAHLAAGEFGGGSMAPKAEAACRFVEGGGRRAVVAALGCIREAVLGEAGTVVEKE from the coding sequence ATGCGGACCCTGATCGCGTTGGGCGGCAACGCCATGACGGCGCCGGACGGCCGCGCACGCCCCGAGGACCAGATCGCGGCGGTCGGCGTGGCGATGGAGGCGGTCGCGGATCTCGTCGCGGACGGCGTCGAGGTGGTGCTGACGCACGGCAACGGGCCGCAGGTCGGCAACCTGCTGGTGAAGAACGAGCTGGCCGCGCACGTGGTGCCGCCGGTGCCGCTCGACTGGTGCGGCGCGCAGACGCAGGGGACGCTCGGGTTCGTGATCGTCAGCGCACTGGAGGGCGCGCTGGCCGCGCGGAGCATCGCGAAGCCGGTCGCGGCGGTCGTGACCCGGACGCTGGTCGATGCGAACGACCGCGGATTCACCAAACCCACCAAGCCGGTCGGACGCTACCTGCCGGAAGATCAGGCTGCTGCGATGATCGCCCACGGCCAGACCTGGGAGGATCGCGGCGAGCGCGGCTGGCGGCGCGTGGTCGCCTCGCCCGAACCGCTGGAGATCCTGGACGCCCCCGCCGCGACGGCGCTGCTCGACGCCGGGTACGTCGTCGTCGCCTGCGGTGGCGGCGGGATCCCGATGACGCGTGAGGCGTCGACCGGAGCTCTGGTCGGCGTCGAGGCCGTCATCGACAAGGACCTCTCGGCGGTCCTGCTGGCCCGGGCCGTCGGTGCCGACCAGCTGGTCGTCGCCACCGACGTGGACAGCATGTTCCTGCACTTCGGCGCGCCCGATGCCAGGGCCCTGCGTCGTATCGGCGTCGCCGATCTGCGTGCGCATCTGGCGGCGGGGGAGTTCGGGGGCGGGAGCATGGCGCCGAAGGCGGAGGCGGCGTGCCGCTTCGTCGAGGGCGGCGGGCGGCGGGCCGTCGTCGCCGCGTTGGGATGTATTCGTGAAGCCGTTCTTGGGGAAGCCGGAACTGTAGTGGAGAAGGAGTAA
- a CDS encoding hydantoinase B/oxoprolinase family protein: MLNPVLLEIVEGTLASVEREVETAIARTSRSPMIRDAHDFRVGIHDARLRKLTGRSYSALVHPVVRDYPMDTMRPGDVFFHNDVYLSEGGIGHLPDLCVTVPVFHDGAVAAFVQAFGHHDDIGGACPGSMPSGARSVFEEGLMVPPIRLWDAGVPNEAALKIMTRNSRMPDSLAADLDAECSACLMGARRLGEVFARYGRPAVEECFDAIIDLTTETFRREVLAKIPDGSYTWEDYAEHDGVDAPRLHRQRITVTKLPEDGGRLVIDFDGTGPQAKGPINHCGDYADGNFLKKWLAPVLRNLADSPERMAELDVNEGVVPLIEMRFPPPGTLLTPVFPAPTNARTFVILRLLGVLSGALAKAVDGRMPADQETIRYTGVYGLDAEGLPYLMREVLGGGSGGRYYADGEDTIHVVPDSRNIPVEFAEARWPFRVEKLGLAVDSGGPGRFRGGLGYEKQIRMLRDADFMSIADRSILACWGVKGGRAGRPFEVVIDPGGPDERVVDALADAEPVGAGEVIRIRTTGGGGWGDPLERPVEDVVRDLRWGKVSVEGALRDYGVVMASVPPSARPDALEVAYGLDRADSFRDGTTAFGESGAALDAGAGFDVDTAATEDLRATMRATRGSLPFFDRGPGFARLAHGATSAYCDWL; the protein is encoded by the coding sequence ATGCTGAACCCCGTCCTGCTGGAGATCGTCGAGGGCACCCTGGCCTCCGTCGAGCGCGAGGTCGAGACCGCGATCGCCCGCACCTCGCGCTCCCCGATGATCCGCGACGCCCACGACTTCCGCGTCGGCATCCACGACGCGCGCCTGCGCAAGCTCACCGGCCGCTCCTACTCGGCCCTGGTGCATCCGGTGGTCCGCGACTACCCGATGGACACGATGCGCCCCGGCGACGTCTTCTTCCACAACGACGTCTACCTCTCCGAAGGCGGCATCGGCCACCTGCCGGATCTGTGCGTCACCGTGCCGGTCTTCCACGACGGCGCCGTCGCCGCCTTCGTCCAGGCCTTCGGCCACCACGACGACATCGGCGGCGCGTGCCCGGGATCGATGCCCTCCGGCGCGCGCAGCGTCTTCGAAGAGGGCCTGATGGTGCCGCCGATCCGGCTGTGGGACGCCGGGGTGCCGAACGAGGCCGCACTGAAGATCATGACCCGCAACTCCCGGATGCCGGACTCGCTGGCCGCCGACCTGGACGCGGAGTGCTCGGCCTGCCTGATGGGCGCGCGGCGGCTCGGCGAGGTGTTCGCGCGCTACGGACGCCCGGCCGTCGAAGAGTGCTTCGACGCCATCATCGACCTGACCACCGAGACCTTCCGCCGCGAGGTGCTGGCGAAGATCCCCGACGGCTCCTACACCTGGGAGGACTACGCCGAGCACGACGGCGTCGACGCGCCGCGGCTGCACCGGCAGCGGATCACCGTGACGAAGCTGCCGGAGGACGGCGGCCGGCTGGTCATCGACTTCGACGGCACCGGGCCGCAGGCGAAGGGGCCGATCAACCACTGCGGCGACTACGCGGACGGCAACTTCCTGAAGAAGTGGCTCGCGCCGGTGCTGCGCAACCTCGCCGACAGCCCGGAGCGGATGGCCGAGCTGGACGTCAACGAGGGCGTGGTGCCGCTGATCGAGATGCGCTTCCCGCCGCCGGGGACGTTGCTGACGCCGGTGTTCCCGGCGCCGACGAACGCGCGCACGTTCGTGATCCTGCGGCTGCTCGGCGTGCTCTCCGGGGCGCTGGCCAAGGCCGTGGACGGCCGCATGCCCGCCGACCAGGAGACGATCCGCTACACCGGCGTCTACGGCCTGGACGCCGAGGGCCTGCCGTATCTCATGCGCGAAGTCCTCGGCGGCGGCTCCGGCGGGCGCTACTACGCCGACGGCGAGGACACGATCCACGTGGTCCCGGACTCGCGCAACATCCCGGTGGAGTTCGCCGAGGCACGCTGGCCGTTCCGGGTGGAGAAGCTGGGCCTCGCGGTGGACTCCGGCGGTCCCGGGCGCTTCCGCGGCGGACTCGGCTACGAGAAGCAGATCAGGATGCTGCGGGACGCGGACTTCATGAGCATCGCCGACCGCTCGATCCTGGCCTGCTGGGGCGTGAAGGGCGGCCGGGCCGGCCGGCCGTTCGAGGTGGTGATCGATCCCGGCGGGCCCGACGAGCGGGTGGTCGACGCGCTGGCGGACGCCGAGCCGGTGGGCGCCGGGGAGGTCATCCGGATCCGGACGACCGGCGGCGGCGGGTGGGGCGATCCGCTGGAGCGGCCCGTCGAGGACGTGGTCAGGGATCTGCGATGGGGGAAGGTGTCGGTCGAGGGGGCGTTGCGGGACTACGGGGTGGTGATGGCCTCGGTGCCGCCGAGCGCCCGACCCGACGCCCTTGAGGTCGCCTACGGCTTGGATCGTGCGGACAGTTTCAGGGACGGGACCACGGCTTTCGGCGAATCCGGCGCCGCTCTCGACGCCGGCGCGGGCTTCGACGTCGACACCGCAGCCACCGAGGACCTGCGGGCGACGATGCGGGCGACGCGCGGCTCGCTCCCCTTCTTCGACCGCGGCCCGGGTTTCGCGCGGTTGGCGCACGGCGCGACGTCGGCCTACTGCGATTGGCTGTGA
- a CDS encoding XdhC family protein: MRDLLPTLLAWRAAGEPFVLATVVAADGGGPRELGAAMAVRMTGGVPGEVVGSVSGGCVEAAVIEAAAEVLADGRPRLHTYGLEDSDAVGLTCGGTLSVFVEPGTAATAHLDRVHDAVEQGAGAAVVTVTAGPPELVGLHHGDVLRANGYEALADAVARDADALVDVGEPALRRYRLDGCPAPAAGVAAWDEPDSVTVFFNVMAAPPRMIILGALDYAASLATVGRFLGYWVTVCDARPVFATNERFPNAHEVVVAWPHKYLAVTSIDARTAICVLTHDPKFDVPALQIALRSPALYVGAMGSRRTCEDRERRLRDAGVTEHELARLAAPIGLDLGASTPAETAVSIAAELVAARRRGSGEPLRRTRGRIHR, encoded by the coding sequence GTGCGTGACCTGCTGCCCACCCTGCTCGCCTGGCGTGCCGCCGGGGAGCCGTTCGTCCTGGCCACCGTGGTGGCCGCGGACGGCGGCGGGCCGCGCGAACTCGGCGCGGCGATGGCGGTGCGGATGACCGGCGGCGTGCCGGGCGAGGTGGTCGGCAGCGTGTCCGGGGGCTGCGTCGAGGCGGCGGTGATCGAGGCCGCGGCGGAAGTCCTCGCCGACGGCCGGCCCCGGCTGCACACATACGGCCTGGAGGACTCCGACGCGGTCGGCCTGACCTGCGGCGGCACCCTGTCGGTGTTCGTCGAGCCGGGAACGGCCGCCACCGCGCACCTGGACCGCGTGCACGACGCGGTCGAGCAGGGCGCCGGCGCCGCGGTGGTCACGGTCACCGCCGGCCCGCCGGAGCTGGTGGGGCTGCACCACGGCGACGTCCTGCGCGCCAACGGTTACGAGGCGCTGGCCGACGCGGTCGCGCGGGACGCCGACGCGCTGGTGGACGTGGGGGAGCCGGCGCTGCGGCGGTACCGGCTGGACGGGTGTCCGGCACCGGCGGCTGGGGTCGCGGCGTGGGACGAGCCGGACAGCGTGACAGTGTTCTTCAACGTGATGGCCGCACCGCCACGGATGATCATCCTCGGCGCCCTGGACTACGCGGCGTCACTGGCGACCGTCGGCCGCTTCCTCGGCTACTGGGTGACGGTCTGCGACGCGCGGCCGGTGTTCGCCACGAACGAGCGCTTCCCGAACGCGCACGAGGTCGTGGTCGCCTGGCCGCACAAGTACCTGGCCGTGACGTCGATCGACGCCCGGACGGCGATCTGCGTGCTGACCCACGACCCGAAATTCGACGTGCCGGCGCTCCAGATCGCGCTGCGCTCGCCGGCGCTCTACGTCGGCGCGATGGGCTCGCGGCGCACGTGCGAGGACCGCGAGCGGCGGCTGCGCGACGCGGGCGTCACAGAGCACGAACTCGCCCGTCTCGCCGCGCCGATCGGGCTCGACCTCGGCGCCTCGACCCCGGCGGAGACCGCGGTGTCGATCGCGGCGGAGCTGGTCGCGGCGCGGCGGCGGGGGAGTGGGGAGCCGCTGCGGCGGACGAGGGGACGGATTCACCGATGA
- a CDS encoding hydantoinase/oxoprolinase family protein, with the protein MIRIGIDTGGTFTDVVAIDDQTGRAVAGKVPSTPADPSEGFIAAVRKALTLLDAAPEDIAVVSHGTTVATNQLLQGKVDRLGFITTAGFEHLLEIARQSVPDGYGNSYFWVKPPRIVPADLVRGVGGRLDADGQEVRAFSTADAKEAARHLKAAGVRSIGVSFLHSYANAEHEQAMRDVLEAEFPEAAVSISSDVLPEYREYERSMTTLVDAAVKPTVSGYVGRIRARLDALNPVPNPLPDNARSIPFYVMKSNGGVLSAEEVIRQPVTTVLSGPAAGALGAALISAHAGFDRILTLDGGGTSTDVAVVLHGEPAVTTEGGVGGYPSKIPMIDVVTVGAGGGSIAWLSPEGTLKVGPRSAGADPGPVCYGRGGTEVTVTDAHLVLGRIPAGLLGGEVPLDREAARAGLAGLGGKLGMTEEAVAAGILEISAWNQANALRQVTVKRGLDVRDFQLTAFGGSGALLACRLVDILGVRGVLVPPDPGNVSAFGLLTVDVRNDYVQTHVRRHDRIDVERVRTLFGDLQASAAQALHAEGFEEPEQVFKRSADLRYFGQAYEVRVPVPDGDFAAESVVAAFHAAHEGMYGYSFRDDDRQVVEWVNLRVTGIGPIRRPDISEVPARTDGSPEPAGVRQVWFDDAPVAAAIHHRRTLRHGDRVEGPAVIEEYGSTVPVHPGFVCDVDRWGNLLLTQEDRAC; encoded by the coding sequence ATGATCCGGATCGGCATCGACACCGGCGGGACGTTCACCGACGTCGTGGCGATCGACGACCAGACCGGCCGGGCAGTGGCCGGCAAGGTCCCCTCGACCCCCGCCGACCCCTCGGAGGGCTTCATCGCTGCGGTCCGCAAAGCCCTGACACTCCTGGACGCGGCCCCCGAGGACATCGCCGTCGTCAGCCACGGCACCACCGTCGCCACCAACCAACTCCTCCAGGGCAAGGTCGACCGGCTCGGCTTCATCACCACCGCAGGGTTCGAACACCTGCTGGAGATCGCCCGCCAGTCCGTCCCCGACGGCTACGGCAACAGCTACTTCTGGGTCAAGCCGCCCCGCATCGTCCCCGCCGACCTGGTCCGCGGCGTCGGAGGACGCCTCGACGCCGACGGCCAAGAAGTCCGCGCCTTCAGTACCGCCGACGCCAAAGAAGCCGCGCGCCACCTCAAAGCCGCAGGTGTCCGCTCCATCGGCGTGTCCTTCCTGCACTCCTACGCCAACGCAGAACACGAACAAGCGATGCGCGACGTCCTCGAAGCGGAGTTCCCCGAGGCCGCGGTGTCGATATCCTCCGACGTCCTGCCCGAATACCGCGAGTACGAGCGCTCGATGACCACGCTTGTAGACGCCGCCGTGAAACCGACCGTGTCCGGCTACGTCGGCCGCATCCGCGCCCGCCTCGACGCGCTGAATCCCGTGCCGAATCCTTTACCGGACAACGCTCGCAGCATCCCCTTCTACGTCATGAAGTCCAACGGCGGCGTCCTGTCCGCCGAGGAAGTCATCCGCCAACCGGTCACCACCGTCCTGTCCGGACCGGCCGCCGGAGCCCTCGGCGCGGCCCTCATCTCCGCGCACGCCGGCTTCGACCGCATCCTGACCCTCGACGGCGGCGGCACCTCGACCGACGTCGCCGTCGTGCTGCACGGCGAGCCGGCCGTCACCACCGAGGGCGGCGTCGGCGGCTACCCGTCGAAGATCCCGATGATCGACGTCGTCACGGTCGGCGCCGGCGGCGGCTCGATCGCCTGGCTGTCCCCGGAGGGCACGCTCAAGGTCGGTCCCCGCTCGGCCGGCGCCGATCCCGGCCCGGTCTGCTACGGCCGCGGCGGCACGGAGGTCACGGTCACCGACGCGCACCTGGTCCTGGGCCGCATCCCCGCCGGGCTGCTCGGCGGCGAGGTCCCACTGGACCGCGAGGCGGCCCGCGCGGGCCTGGCCGGGCTTGGCGGCAAGCTCGGCATGACCGAGGAAGCGGTCGCGGCCGGGATCCTGGAGATCTCAGCGTGGAACCAAGCCAATGCCCTGCGACAGGTGACGGTGAAGCGCGGGCTGGACGTCCGCGACTTCCAGCTGACCGCTTTCGGTGGCTCCGGTGCATTGTTGGCTTGTCGTCTTGTCGACATCCTCGGCGTGCGCGGGGTGCTGGTACCGCCGGACCCCGGCAACGTCTCGGCGTTCGGGCTGCTCACGGTCGACGTCCGCAACGACTACGTGCAGACCCACGTCCGCCGCCACGACCGCATCGACGTGGAGCGAGTAAGAACCCTGTTCGGCGACCTCCAAGCCAGCGCGGCACAAGCGCTCCACGCCGAAGGCTTCGAGGAGCCCGAGCAGGTGTTCAAGCGCAGCGCCGACCTCCGCTACTTCGGACAGGCCTACGAAGTCCGCGTCCCGGTACCCGACGGAGACTTCGCCGCCGAGAGCGTGGTGGCAGCCTTCCACGCCGCCCACGAAGGTATGTACGGATACTCCTTCCGCGACGACGACCGCCAGGTCGTGGAATGGGTGAACCTCCGCGTCACCGGAATCGGGCCGATCAGGCGCCCCGACATCAGCGAGGTGCCGGCCCGGACCGACGGATCACCCGAACCGGCCGGAGTCCGCCAGGTCTGGTTCGACGACGCACCGGTTGCGGCAGCCATCCACCACCGGAGAACCCTGAGACACGGCGACCGCGTCGAGGGCCCCGCCGTCATCGAGGAGTACGGCTCGACCGTGCCCGTGCATCCCGGATTCGTCTGCGACGTGGACCGCTGGGGCAATCTGCTGCTGACCCAGGAGGACCGCGCATGCTGA